The following proteins are co-located in the Cyanobacteria bacterium GSL.Bin1 genome:
- a CDS encoding DUF2974 domain-containing protein, with product MNYAQATQCALLSEEIYQEFSQIQFSHFPNLTPVLIDKEDTGTQCAMLLDSTEDAIYIVFRGSEEKIDWTTNFDLNKVTFEENVIHQEIVDKLEEVYPYEEKSQSGAKMHQGFVNAYLSVREEIHHQIKNYTASQVVVTGHSLGGALSTLCAVDIQYCFGQQFAISTYTFGSPRVGNEGFRESFNKRVPNSYRFIYGMDLVPALPRPWQGYRHVEKEYRLGPRFSLNFLSQRFRDHDIMNYITALKALA from the coding sequence ATGAATTACGCCCAAGCCACTCAATGTGCTCTTCTTTCGGAAGAGATTTATCAAGAGTTTTCCCAGATTCAGTTTAGTCATTTTCCGAATCTTACTCCGGTGTTAATTGACAAAGAGGATACGGGGACTCAATGTGCAATGTTATTAGATTCAACGGAAGATGCCATTTATATTGTCTTCCGAGGAAGTGAAGAAAAAATCGATTGGACTACCAACTTTGATTTGAATAAAGTCACATTTGAAGAAAACGTTATCCACCAAGAAATTGTTGACAAGCTTGAAGAAGTCTATCCTTACGAAGAAAAGAGTCAATCCGGTGCCAAGATGCATCAGGGGTTTGTGAATGCTTATCTTTCAGTCCGAGAGGAGATTCATCATCAGATCAAGAATTATACTGCTTCTCAAGTGGTTGTAACCGGTCATAGTTTGGGTGGGGCATTATCAACCTTATGTGCCGTTGATATCCAATATTGCTTCGGCCAACAGTTTGCCATCTCTACCTATACCTTTGGTTCTCCCCGCGTGGGGAACGAGGGGTTTAGAGAATCGTTTAACAAGCGCGTACCCAATAGTTATCGCTTTATTTATGGCATGGATCTTGTGCCGGCTTTACCCCGACCTTGGCAAGGATATCGCCATGTGGAAAAAGAATATCGGCTAGGACCTCGTTTCAGCTTGAATTTTCTTTCTCAACGTTTCCGCGATCATGACATTATGAACTACATTACCGCATTGAAAGCATTAGCTTGA
- a CDS encoding NAD(P)H-quinone oxidoreductase subunit J, translating to MAEQEKQTQNEEANQEESQLVEPGAVSSWLSNNGLENQALPADHRGVEMIRVEADALLPVATALYQNGFNYLQCQGGYDAGPGKELVSFYHLAKVYDDADSTEEVRIKVFLPRDNPRVPSVYWIWKTADWQERETYDMFGIVFDGHPNLKRLLMNEDWVGWPLRKDYVSPEFYEIQHAY from the coding sequence GTGGCTGAACAAGAAAAACAGACTCAAAACGAAGAAGCCAATCAAGAAGAATCGCAACTGGTTGAACCCGGTGCGGTTTCCTCCTGGCTTTCTAATAATGGCTTAGAGAATCAAGCCCTCCCCGCCGACCATCGGGGCGTGGAAATGATTCGGGTAGAGGCAGATGCCTTGCTACCGGTTGCAACTGCCCTTTATCAGAATGGATTTAATTATCTGCAATGTCAGGGCGGTTATGATGCGGGTCCCGGGAAGGAGTTAGTGAGCTTTTATCACCTAGCAAAAGTGTATGATGATGCTGACTCCACTGAGGAAGTGCGCATCAAAGTCTTTTTACCCCGTGACAATCCTCGCGTGCCATCAGTTTATTGGATTTGGAAAACGGCTGATTGGCAAGAACGGGAAACTTACGATATGTTCGGTATCGTTTTTGATGGACATCCCAATCTGAAACGGCTGTTGATGAATGAAGATTGGGTGGGTTGGCCCCTGCGTAAAGATTACGTTTCTCCAGAATTTTACGAAATTCAACACGCTTATTAA
- a CDS encoding NADH-quinone oxidoreductase subunit B, translated as MVMNSESTMNQGTLEEQQKEKILNPASRTGVTQDLSENVILTTVDDLYNWSRLSSLWPMMYGTACCFIEFAALIGSRFDFDRFGLLPRCSPRQADLIITSGTITMKMAPALVRLYEEMPAPKYVIAMGACTITGGMFSVDSPTAVRGVDKLIPVDAYIPGCPPRPEAIIDAIVKLRKKIANESIQERAGSIEQTHRYYSTTHNMKVVQPIHDGQYLGKGTWETPPKELAEAMEAPLSPALSESQTQKEEA; from the coding sequence ATGGTCATGAATTCTGAATCAACTATGAATCAAGGAACTTTAGAAGAACAACAGAAAGAAAAAATCTTGAATCCTGCTAGTAGAACGGGAGTAACGCAAGATTTATCAGAAAACGTGATTCTGACAACCGTTGATGACCTCTACAATTGGTCGCGGTTATCGAGTCTTTGGCCAATGATGTATGGTACTGCTTGCTGCTTCATTGAATTTGCCGCTCTCATTGGGTCTCGCTTTGACTTTGACCGGTTTGGCTTATTGCCCCGTTGCAGTCCTCGGCAAGCCGACTTAATTATTACCTCCGGTACGATTACGATGAAGATGGCACCGGCGTTGGTGCGGCTTTATGAAGAAATGCCTGCCCCGAAATATGTTATTGCCATGGGCGCTTGCACGATTACCGGTGGGATGTTTAGTGTGGATTCTCCCACAGCCGTGCGCGGGGTTGATAAATTAATTCCGGTAGATGCTTATATTCCCGGTTGCCCACCGCGTCCCGAAGCCATTATTGACGCGATTGTCAAACTCCGGAAGAAAATTGCGAACGAGTCAATCCAAGAACGGGCAGGTTCTATTGAACAAACCCATCGCTATTACAGCACGACTCACAACATGAAAGTGGTTCAGCCCATCCATGATGGACAATATTTAGGAAAAGGCACTTGGGAAACGCCGCCGAAGGAACTTGCCGAAGCAATGGAAGCACCTCTCTCACCAGCGTTGAGTGAATCCCAAACCCAAAAAGAGGAGGCTTAA
- the ndhC gene encoding NAD(P)H-quinone oxidoreductase subunit 3, whose product MFALTGYEYFLGFLLICSLIPVIALAAAKLLRPSGGGPETRTSYESGMEPMGGAWIQFNIRYYMFALVFVVFDVETVFLYPWAVAFSQLGLLAFVEALIFIAILVVALVYAWRKGALEWS is encoded by the coding sequence GTGTTTGCACTAACTGGCTATGAATACTTTTTGGGATTTTTGCTCATTTGCTCATTAATCCCTGTCATTGCCCTCGCTGCGGCTAAATTATTACGACCCAGTGGCGGGGGACCAGAGACACGCACCAGCTATGAATCTGGGATGGAGCCGATGGGCGGAGCCTGGATTCAATTTAACATTCGTTACTATATGTTTGCGCTGGTGTTTGTGGTCTTTGATGTCGAAACAGTCTTTTTATATCCCTGGGCAGTTGCCTTTAGTCAACTCGGACTACTCGCGTTTGTCGAAGCCCTAATCTTTATTGCCATTCTTGTTGTGGCATTAGTGTACGCATGGCGCAAAGGAGCATTAGAATGGTCATGA